From the Bacteroidota bacterium genome, one window contains:
- a CDS encoding patatin-like phospholipase family protein gives MRLFILKSQRVRSVLYFFPVQLLILLFKRNHVLLIFWTLVFGLITKSIAPRYGIPYLFLNPEYFDKVNALSYFMVGFATGGFIMAFNISSYIINGFHFPFLGTLKNPFMKYCLNNSIIPLIFLITYIIEIYTFQRSDQFVSRWQVYFDLAGFLSGLLLFLFLALTYFFTTNKDVYKMFGVETEQVLDPSFKALNKVFLARKKKWDAMNYKIEKDVHVQHYLSNFFKLKRVQDIDMYEKRTLLRVLKQNHRNAATFELAAIISLLTIGFFRDIDVFNIPAGASLMLLFTMYLMVNSALYNWFRAWSTTVFVILLVSVNFLYQFDFFKNRNKAYNMNYNVPEAEFSNKNLHALDTLKMQKNKDIAFTIGVLEKWRMKNALNSRKIKRKPKLILVNTSGGGLRSTLWTFYSLQYADSLLDGQLLKHTQLITGASGGIIGAAYLRELMLMNRKQQVQNIYHPILRDNISKDLLNPIALSMAVNDWFFPLQSVTEGRYKYGRDRAFAFERKLNENTNYILAKKLADYYDPERNAEIPMMILSPTIINDGRKLMISPLPISYLTQSRKADNVHVTNVVPAIEFSSFFKQQDAGNVLFTSALRMSATFPYILPTVSLPSKPAMEVMDAGVRDNFGKETSVQFLFTFRDWIEENTSGVIIIQIRDRDKFFAVDANPPKTIMQSIQEPVGSLYGNLFHVQDFNQSDVLNYAGEWYKGKIDVVDFVLYNQYWDNISLSWHLTNKEKRKVYSSVNTPANQLAFKKLKLLLE, from the coding sequence ATGAGATTATTTATTCTCAAGAGTCAGCGTGTTAGAAGTGTTTTATACTTCTTTCCTGTGCAGTTATTGATTTTACTTTTTAAACGAAATCATGTCTTACTAATTTTTTGGACACTGGTTTTTGGACTAATTACTAAAAGTATTGCACCGCGTTACGGCATTCCCTATCTGTTTTTAAATCCTGAATATTTCGATAAGGTAAATGCGCTTTCCTATTTTATGGTAGGATTCGCAACCGGTGGATTTATTATGGCTTTTAATATTTCGAGTTATATCATCAATGGATTTCATTTTCCTTTTTTAGGGACCTTAAAGAATCCTTTTATGAAATATTGCCTCAACAATTCCATCATTCCGCTTATTTTTTTAATTACCTATATAATCGAAATATACACCTTTCAACGTAGCGACCAGTTTGTATCTCGATGGCAAGTTTACTTTGATTTAGCCGGGTTTTTAAGCGGCTTATTACTTTTTCTATTTTTAGCATTGACTTATTTTTTTACCACCAATAAGGATGTATACAAAATGTTTGGAGTGGAAACCGAACAAGTGTTAGATCCATCCTTTAAAGCTTTGAATAAAGTTTTTTTGGCTCGTAAAAAAAAGTGGGATGCCATGAATTATAAGATCGAAAAGGATGTTCATGTGCAGCATTACCTGAGTAACTTTTTTAAATTAAAAAGGGTGCAGGATATTGACATGTACGAAAAGCGAACGCTTTTAAGGGTATTAAAGCAAAATCATAGAAACGCTGCCACCTTTGAATTGGCTGCTATAATAAGCTTACTTACAATTGGCTTTTTTAGGGATATTGATGTGTTTAATATTCCGGCTGGAGCAAGCCTAATGCTGCTTTTTACCATGTATCTGATGGTAAATTCCGCGCTTTACAATTGGTTTCGCGCATGGAGTACTACCGTATTTGTTATTCTATTAGTGTCGGTAAATTTTCTGTATCAATTCGATTTTTTCAAAAACAGAAACAAAGCCTATAACATGAATTACAATGTGCCCGAAGCAGAATTCAGCAATAAAAATTTGCATGCCTTGGATACACTAAAGATGCAAAAAAATAAAGATATTGCATTTACAATCGGGGTCTTGGAAAAATGGCGTATGAAAAATGCGCTGAACAGCCGAAAGATTAAGCGCAAACCCAAACTTATTTTAGTAAATACGAGCGGAGGTGGCTTGCGTTCAACACTTTGGACTTTTTATTCGCTGCAATATGCCGATAGTTTATTGGATGGACAATTGTTGAAACACACCCAACTTATTACCGGAGCGTCCGGCGGAATCATTGGCGCCGCTTATTTGCGGGAGTTGATGTTAATGAATCGTAAACAACAAGTTCAAAATATTTATCATCCAATTTTGCGGGACAATATATCCAAAGATCTACTAAATCCTATCGCACTAAGTATGGCTGTGAACGACTGGTTTTTCCCACTGCAAAGTGTTACCGAAGGGCGCTATAAATATGGACGTGACAGAGCTTTCGCATTTGAACGTAAGCTAAATGAAAATACAAATTATATACTGGCAAAGAAGCTGGCAGATTATTACGATCCGGAACGAAATGCCGAAATACCTATGATGATTTTAAGCCCTACCATTATTAATGATGGAAGAAAGCTGATGATTTCACCCTTACCGATTTCATACCTTACTCAATCGCGAAAAGCCGACAATGTGCATGTTACCAATGTGGTGCCCGCTATTGAATTTTCGAGCTTCTTTAAACAGCAGGACGCCGGCAATGTACTATTCACAAGCGCGCTCCGCATGAGTGCAACTTTTCCATATATTTTACCTACCGTTTCTTTGCCGAGTAAACCGGCTATGGAGGTTATGGATGCAGGGGTAAGAGATAATTTTGGAAAAGAAACAAGTGTGCAGTTCTTGTTTACCTTTCGGGACTGGATTGAAGAAAATACAAGTGGAGTAATCATTATCCAAATACGTGACAGAGATAAATTTTTTGCTGTAGATGCCAATCCTCCCAAAACCATTATGCAATCTATTCAGGAGCCCGTTGGAAGTTTGTATGGTAATTTATTTCACGTGCAAGATTTCAATCAAAGCGATGTATTGAATTACGCCGGTGAATGGTACAAAGGAAAAATTGATGTGGTTGATTTTGTACTTTACAATCAATACTGGGACAATATTTCATTGAGTTGGCATCTTACCAATAAAGAAAAACGTAAGGTTTATTCATCCGTGAATACTCCGGCCAATCAATTGGCTTTTAAAAAGCTGAAACTATTGCTAGAGTAA
- a CDS encoding aconitate hydratase has product MAFDIDMIKKVYSQMGSRVEAARKVVGRPLTLTEKILYSHLSDGNASVAFERAKSYVDFNPDRVAMQDATAQMALLQFMQAGRPTVAVPSTVHCDHLIQAKEGAAKDLASAIDKSKEVFDFLASVSNKYGIGFWKPGAGIIHQVVLENYAFPGGMMIGTDSHTVNAGGLGMIAIGVGGADACDVMAGLPWELKFPKLIGVKLTGKLNGWTSAKDVILKVAGILTVKGGTDAIVEYFGEGADSLSCTGKGTICNMGAEIGATTSIFCYDKKMSDYLSGTGRADVAAAADGVAAHLRGDKEVYENPTAYFDQVIEINLSELEPHINGPFTPDLAWPISKFAAAVRENNWPQKLSVGLIGSCTNSSYEDISRAASLAQQAIDKNLKTKSEYTITPGSEQVRFTVERDGYLGTFGKMGGVVLANACGPCIGQWARHGAEKQEKNSIITSFNRNFSKRADGNPNTHSFVASPEMVTAMAIAGDLTFNPLTDFLTNEKGEKVKLDEPKGLEMPPKGYAVEDAGYQAPATDGSKVQVLVSPTSERLQLLDSFAAWEGVDLKGLKLLIKAKGKCTTDHISMAGPWLKFRGHLDNISNNMLIGAVNFYTEKTDSVKNQLTGDYGSVPAVQRAYKAAKVGSIVVGDENYGEGSSREHAAMEPRHLGVRAVLVKSFARIHETNLKKQGMLALTFANKEDYNKILEDDSIDIIGLTNFTAGVPLSMVLNHKDGSRDEIKVNHTYNAQQIEWFKAGGALNIIKAQVA; this is encoded by the coding sequence ATGGCATTCGATATCGACATGATTAAAAAAGTTTACTCTCAAATGGGGAGTAGAGTAGAAGCTGCGCGCAAAGTGGTTGGTCGACCCTTAACTTTAACAGAAAAAATATTGTATTCCCACTTAAGCGATGGCAATGCAAGTGTAGCATTTGAACGTGCTAAATCTTACGTGGATTTTAATCCCGATAGAGTTGCTATGCAAGATGCCACAGCACAAATGGCTTTATTGCAATTTATGCAGGCTGGTCGCCCTACAGTGGCAGTTCCGAGTACAGTGCATTGTGATCACTTAATTCAAGCAAAGGAAGGTGCTGCTAAAGATTTAGCGAGTGCTATTGATAAAAGCAAAGAGGTATTTGATTTTTTGGCATCTGTCTCTAACAAATATGGTATTGGTTTTTGGAAACCGGGAGCTGGTATTATCCATCAGGTGGTATTAGAAAATTATGCATTTCCGGGTGGAATGATGATTGGTACCGATTCACACACCGTGAATGCGGGCGGCCTTGGTATGATTGCAATTGGTGTAGGAGGTGCCGATGCTTGTGATGTGATGGCCGGTTTACCTTGGGAGTTAAAATTCCCCAAATTAATTGGAGTGAAGCTTACCGGTAAATTGAACGGTTGGACTTCAGCTAAAGATGTTATTTTGAAAGTGGCCGGCATTCTTACTGTTAAAGGCGGTACAGATGCTATTGTGGAGTATTTTGGCGAAGGTGCAGATAGTTTATCTTGTACCGGAAAAGGAACCATTTGTAACATGGGGGCTGAAATTGGAGCTACCACTTCGATCTTTTGTTACGATAAAAAAATGAGTGATTATTTGAGTGGAACAGGTCGTGCCGATGTTGCTGCCGCTGCAGATGGTGTGGCTGCTCACTTGCGTGGAGACAAAGAAGTGTATGAAAATCCGACTGCTTATTTTGATCAAGTTATTGAAATTAATTTATCCGAATTGGAGCCTCATATCAATGGACCTTTCACCCCGGATTTGGCTTGGCCTATCAGTAAATTTGCTGCTGCCGTGCGCGAAAATAATTGGCCGCAAAAATTGTCTGTGGGTTTAATTGGATCCTGCACCAATTCCTCTTACGAAGATATTTCTCGTGCTGCTTCCTTGGCACAACAAGCCATCGATAAAAATTTAAAAACAAAATCAGAATACACCATTACCCCCGGTAGCGAGCAAGTGCGCTTTACGGTGGAACGTGATGGGTATCTTGGAACCTTTGGGAAAATGGGTGGTGTGGTATTGGCAAACGCTTGCGGGCCGTGTATCGGACAGTGGGCAAGACATGGTGCCGAGAAGCAAGAAAAAAATTCTATCATAACCTCTTTCAACCGAAATTTCAGCAAACGTGCGGATGGTAATCCAAATACACATTCATTTGTTGCATCTCCTGAAATGGTAACAGCAATGGCCATTGCCGGTGATTTGACTTTTAATCCTTTAACTGATTTCTTAACAAATGAGAAGGGAGAGAAGGTAAAACTAGATGAACCAAAAGGCTTGGAAATGCCTCCAAAAGGCTATGCCGTTGAAGATGCCGGATATCAAGCTCCAGCTACCGATGGAAGCAAAGTGCAAGTATTGGTTTCACCAACAAGTGAGCGCCTGCAATTATTGGATTCATTTGCTGCCTGGGAAGGGGTGGATTTGAAAGGCTTGAAATTGTTGATAAAAGCGAAAGGAAAATGTACTACAGATCATATTTCCATGGCTGGTCCATGGTTAAAATTCCGTGGCCATTTAGATAATATTTCAAATAACATGTTGATTGGAGCTGTGAATTTTTATACTGAAAAAACAGATTCTGTAAAAAATCAATTAACTGGTGATTATGGCTCTGTGCCGGCTGTGCAGCGTGCCTACAAAGCAGCAAAAGTAGGCAGTATTGTAGTGGGTGATGAAAATTACGGAGAAGGTTCTTCCCGTGAACATGCTGCAATGGAGCCACGCCACTTAGGTGTTCGCGCGGTATTGGTAAAATCCTTTGCCCGCATCCACGAAACCAATTTAAAGAAACAAGGCATGTTGGCTTTGACCTTTGCAAACAAAGAAGATTACAATAAAATTTTAGAAGACGATAGCATTGATATTATTGGCTTAACCAATTTTACAGCGGGTGTTCCATTAAGCATGGTGTTAAATCACAAGGATGGAAGTCGTGACGAAATAAAAGTAAACCATACTTACAATGCACAGCAAATCGAGTGGTTTAAAGCGGGTGGGGCGCTGAATATTATTAAGGCGCAGGTGGCCTAG